In Quercus lobata isolate SW786 chromosome 12, ValleyOak3.0 Primary Assembly, whole genome shotgun sequence, a genomic segment contains:
- the LOC115970434 gene encoding monothiol glutaredoxin-S6-like: MAAVTSLVAENPVVIFSRNINCPMTHTVNSLITGFGANPVLYYLDRMPNRQQIESALAQLGRQQNQPAVFIGQQFIGGPTEVNSLLLRNELVPLLLRSNAIWVWRGA, encoded by the coding sequence ATGGCTGCAGTGACAAGCTTGGTAGCTGAAAACCCAGTTGTGATTTTCAGCAGGAACATTAATTGTCCAATGACTCACACAGTCAACTCACTCATAACTGGGTTTGGGGCAAACCCTGTGTTGTACTATCTTGATAGGATGCCCAACAGGCAGCAAATTGAGAGTGCACTGGCTCAACTTGGTCGTCAGCAAAATCAACCAGCTGTGTTCATAGGGCAGCAATTCATTGGTGGCCCTACTGAGGTAAATAGTCTCCTCTTAAGGAATGAGCTTGTTCCACTGCTATTAAGGTCTAACGCTATATGGGTATGGAGGGGAGCTTAA